GCCGCCCAGGCCGTGGCCGCCGCCCAGATGATCGGTCTGCACATCTGCGGCGTCGACGTGGTCTGCGAAAGCATGCTCAAGCCGCTGGAAGACCAGCACGGCGGCATTGTGGAAGTCAACGCCGCGCCCGGCCTGCGCATGCACATCTCGCCCTCGTTCGGCAAGGGCCGCAATGTGGGCGAGGCCATGGTCAGCAACCTGTACGCCGCAGGCGACGATGGCCGCATCCCGGTAGTGGCCGTCACCGGCACCAACGGCAAGACCACCACTGCCCGCCTGATTGCCCACCTGTTCACCAGCAGCGGCCTGCGCGTGGGCATGACCAACACCGACGGCGTGTACGTCAATGGCCGCCAGATCGACAGCGGCGACTGCTCAGGCCCCAAAAGCGCCCGCAATGTGCTGATGCACCCCGATGTGGACGCCGCCGTGTTTGAAACCGCCCGCGGCGGCATGCTGCGCGAAGGCCTGGGCTTTGACCGCTGCCAGGTGGCCGTGGTAACCAACATCGGCGCGGGCGACCACCTGGGCCTGAACTACATCACCACCGTGGAAGACCTGGCGGTGCTCAAGCGCGTGATCGTGCAAAACGTGCCCGCCACTGGCTACGCCGTGCTGAATGCCGCCGACCCCATCGTCGCCGCCATGGCCACGGCCTGCCCCGGCAACGTCATCTACTTCACCGCCGACCGCCACCACCCGGTGATGGCCACCCACCGCGCCCAGGGGCGGCGCACGGTGTATGTGGATGGCGACCATATCGTGGCGGCTGTGGGCTCGTGGCGCGAGCAGATTGCCCTGCGCGATGTGCCGCTGACCCGTGCAGGCACCATTTCCTTCCAGGTGGACAACGCCATGGCCGCGGTGGCCGCCGCCTGGGGCGTGGGCATGAACTGGGAGACCATCCGCCGCGGCCTGTCGAGCTTCTCCAACGATGCCGACAACGCCCCGGGCCGCTTCAACGTGATGGACTACAAGGGTGCCACGGTGATTGCCGACTACGGCCACAACCCGGATGCCATGCGCGCCCTGGTGTCCGCCGTGGAAGCCATGCCCGCCAAGCGGCGCTCGGTGGTGATCAGCGGCGCGGGCGACCGGCGCGATGAAGACATCCGCGAACAGACCGTGATTTTGGGCGACGCGTTTGACGACGTGATCCTGTTCGAAGATGCCTGCCAACGTGGCCGTGCCGACGGCGAAGTGGTCAAGCTGCTGCGCGAAGGCCTGGCCAACGCCCAGCGCACCCGCTCGGTGGACGAAATCTACGGCGAATTCATCGCCATCGACCACGCCCTGGCGCGCCTGCAACCGGGCGACCTGTGCCTGATCCTGGTGGACCAGGTGGAAGAAGCCCTGGCGCACCTGGCGCAACGGGTGGCTGCGGCCTAGAAAAAGCCGTTTTGCTGCACTGCAACAGGGCAGGATGGTGGAAGCCATCCTGCCCTGTTGCGTTGGGATGGTGCACCTGGGCACGGTTACAAGCCTTTCAGGCCGCTCACGCCGATGGGATCGGCGTGAGCAGCTATAAATTTTGAAAAATATGTAAATATTTGTTGGCATGGTGTTTGCACTGTGGAAGTGGACATTCAGTTCACTTAACCACCAGGGATACACAATGAAAACCACACGCACAGGCGCGGTTCTTTTGGCAGCTGCAGCAGCTTTGACCACCGGCACGCTGGCGCAAGCCGCCGACTGGAGCGACACCTCCATCGGCTACCGCTACGGCACCAGCTTCCGTGAGCCGTTCAACAGCAAAGACCTGTCCAAGAACATCATCAACATCACCCACGTCAGCGGCTACAAGTACGGCACCAACTTCCTGAACCTGGACTTGCTGCAATCCGACGCGGACGACAGCAGCGCCCAGGAGGCCTATCTGGTCTACCGCCACACGCTGGACCTGGGCAAGGTCAGCGGCAAAAGCTTTGCCATGGGCCCGGTGCGCGGCCTGGGCCTGACAGCCGGGTTCGACTGGAACACCAAGAACGACACCGGCTACGCGTCCAAAAAACGCATGTTTGTAGTGGGCCCTACGCTGATGATGGACGTGCCGGGGTACTTGAACGTCAGCCTGCTGCTGCTACGAGAAAGCAACATGCCCAAGTCCATCACCAGCCGCTACACCTACGACACCCACCCCATGCTGAACCTGGCCTGGGGTGTGCCTATCGGTGGCACCGGACTGGCGTTTGAAGGCTACATGAACTACATCGCATCCAAGGGAAAGAACGAATTTGGTGGACCCACCTCTGCCGAAACCAATATCGATGGCACGGTTTTCTACGATCTGAGCCCGGCGCTGGGTGCCAGCCCCAAGACCCTGCGCATCGGCGTGGGCTACCAGTACTGGCGCAACAAGTTTGGCAACCCCGGCACCATCACCGGAACCACGGCCAAAACGCCCATGGTCCGCGCCGACTACCACTTCTAGTGCCCAAAGCGCCATGCGGGCTAGCCACCCAGCCGCATGGCGCGTAACTGCCCCTTGCCGGAGCGAAGGCCGGGGGCACGGGCAGCGGTAAAATCGCGCCTTTGTCGACCTTCCCCCTCCATCCATGCCGCCTGTAACCGCCGGGCCCACCCGGGCCTGCTTTGACCTGAAAAGTGCCACGCTGCCCCTGATTGCGGTGGTGCTGAAAACCGCCGACCTGGCCGCCCTGGCCCAGGAGATGGAAACCCGCTTTGGCGACACCCCCGATTTTTTCGACCAGGACCCGGTCGTCATCAACCTGGTGCCGGTGGCCGACAGCACCGACTCCATCCATTTCAAACTACTGATCGAGCTGTTGCGCAGCTACCGCATGCAGCCGATTGCCGTGCACGGCGGCAACGCAGAGCAACGGCAGGCGGCTGTGCAGGCCGGGCTGGTGGATGCCCCCGACATCACCAACGCGGCACCCCTGCCCCCCGCTGCGCCCCCCGTTGCCGCCCCTGCGCCCGAACCCGCCGTGGTGGTGCCCAGCGGTGCGCTGGTCATCGACAAGCCCTTGCGCTCGGGCCAGCAGGTCTACGCCCGCGGCAGCGACCTGGTGGTGCTGGCCATGGTCAGCAACGGTGCCGAGGTACTGGCCGACGGCAGCATCCACGTGTATGCCCCGCTGCGGGGCCGCGCCATTGCCGGTGCCAAGGGCAATGAAGATGCCCGCATCTTCAGCACCTGCCTGGACGCCGAGCTGGTCTCCATTGCCGGTGTCTACCGCACCTCTGAAATCCCCTTGCCCGCCGAGGTGCAGGGCAAACCGGCCCAGGTGCGGCTCCTGAGCGAAAAGCTGGTCATGGAAGCCCTCTAATGGCCACACGCCGCAAACAAAACCCGGTTCGCCGCCCACCACCGTCGGCATCCATCACCCCATTCAAACCCAGAACCCTGAAAGACCCGCAACCCATGACCAAGATCATTGTGGTGACATCCGGCAAAGGTGGCGTTGGCAAAACCACCACCAGTGCCAGTTTTGCCTCCGGCCTCGCGCTGCGCGGCTTCAAGACTGCCGTGATCGACTTTGACGTCGGCCTGCGCAACCTCGACCTGATCATGGGCTGCGAACGCCGCGTGGTGTACGACCTGATCAACGTCATCCACAACGAGGCCAACCTGAACCAGGCCCTCATCAAGGACAAGCAGTGCGACAACCTGTTCGTGCTGGCCGCCTCGCAGACCCGCGACAAAGACGCACTGACGCAAGACGGCGTGGAGCGCGTACTCAAGGACCTGGGCGAGATGGGCTTTGAGTACATCGTCTGCGACTCGCCCGCAGGCATCGAAACCGGCGCGCTGATGGCCATGCACTTTGCCGACGAGGCCCTGGTGGTGACCAACCCCGAAGTGTCTTCGGTCCGCGACTCCGACCGCATCCTGGGCATGCTGGGCTCCAAAACCAAGCGCGCCATCGAAGGCAAGGAGCCGATCAAGGAGCACCTGGTCATCACCCGCTACAACCCGGTGCGGGTGGAAGACGGCCAGATGCTGTCGCTCGAAGACATCCAGGACATCCTGCGCATTCCGTTGATGGGCGTGATCCCCGAGTCGGAAACCGTGCTGCAGGCCTCCAACCAGGGTCTGCCCGCCATCCACCTGACCGAAACCGATGTGTCCGAGGCCTACAAAGACGTGGTCGCCCGCTTCCTGGGTGAAGATAAGCCCATGCGTTTTGTCGAAGCCGTGAAGCCCGGATTTTTCAAGCGCCTTTTCGGAGGGAAATAAGCCATGTCTTTTCTGTCGTTCTTCTTGGGCGAGAAGAAAAAAACCGCCACGGTGGCCAAAGAGCGGCTGCAGATCATCTTGGCGCACGAGCGCAGTGGGCGGGGTGCCAGCCGCCCCGACTACCTGCCCGCCCTGCAGCGTGAACTGCTGGCGGTGATCTCCAAGTACGTGTCGATCAACGCCGAAGACATCAAGGTCCACCTGGAGCGCCAGGACAACCTGGAAGTGCTGGAAGTGAAGATCGAACTACCCGAAGCCTTGCGCTGATACAGGAGACCTGGATGAAGCTGTGGACTGTTTCCCTGGCACTGGCTGCCACCTGCGTGGCCGCCCAGGCCGAGCAGATCGGCTCCGTGGACACGGCCTTCCAGTGGATTGGCCCCGACCACAAGATCGTCGTCGATGCCTTTGACGACCCGCTGGTGCAGGGCGTGACCTGCTTTGTGTCGCGGGCCAAAACCGGCGGGCTCAAGGGCGCGTTTGGCCTGGCCGAAGACAAGGCCGAGGCCTCCATCGCCTGCCGCCAGGTCGGCCCCATCAGCTTCACCAAGCCGCTGCCGCAAAGCGACGAGGTGTTCAATGAACGCCTGTCCATCCTGTTCAAAAAGCTGCGCATCGTGCGCATGGTGGACAAAAAGCGCAACGCCCTGGTCTACCTCACTTATTCTGACAAGCTGATCGACGGCTCGCCGGAAAACGCCGTCACCGCCGTGGCGGTAGACCACGCGACGGCCATTCCGCTCAGGTAATTCAGGCCCAGTCGCTGGAGCTATCCCCGCCGCTGTCGCCGCCGATATCCAGCCCGTCGTCGTTGCCAAACACATCGGTGGTGTCGTCGGCCAGGGGCTGCGCCGCTGCGGGTGCCGCTGCGGGTGCCGCCGCCGTTGGCTCGCTCAGGCCGAACGCCGAAGCCGGGGTCTCGCTGGCCAACGCCGCCGCCTTGCTGCCGTGCTGGCCCATCAAGCTCTCGATCCCCTGGAACAAAAATGCCCCCGCCGCCACGCCCGCCGCGGTGGTCGCCATGCTGGTCAGGAAACTGGGGGCTTGAAAGCGCGACGGGGCTGCCGGGGCGGCCACCGGCATCGCCTGCGGGTACGCGGGTGCAGGGGCGTAGGCCGCCACCGGGGCCACCGGGGCACGGCCCCACCCATTGGCATCCAGAAAGTTGCCCGCCGGTTGGGCCTGTTGCGCCTCGGCCTGCAGGCGGGCGATCTGGGCCTGGGCGGTTTGCAGGGCGTTGTCTTGCAGCAGGCAGCGTTGCACCAGCAAATAGGCGGCATCGGGCTGGCGCGCCACGGCCTCGGCGATCAGGGCCTGGGCTTGCGGGTCTTTGGCCCCGGCCTGGGCTTGCGCCAATTGCAACAAAAACCGGCTGAGCTGTTCGCGTTCTGGGATGTTCATGGGAGCCTCGGTGAAAGTAGATGCCTTCTAAATGCTGCCGACCCACCCCAATTCAACACCCCAGGGATGTCAATTCGGGGTAAAGCCCAACCGGCAAATACTATATTTTTTATAGCTACTTACGCCTATAGAATAAGCGCAAGATGCCTATTTGGCACCAAGTCTTTATGCGCTCGCGGGCCCCTGGTGGAACACCAGTTCGTCCACCACCTGCCCGCCCACCAGATGCTGGTCGATGATGCGGTCCATGTTGGCGGGGGTGACGTTGTAGTACCAGGTGCCGTCGGGCTGCACGCACAGCACCGGCCCGCCCTTGCAGGCGGCGAAGCAGCTGACCCGGCTGCGTTTGACGCGCAGCGCGCCCTCGTGCAGCCCGGCGGCCTTGAACTTGTCGCCCAGGCTGTCGAACAGCGCCTGCGACTGGCCATCCTGCGTGCAGCGGCTGCCGGTACAAACGAGGATGTGGCGCTTGTAGTCGCCGATCTTGGGTTTGGTGACCTCGCTCATTCCTGCACCTCTTCGACCGGCGCAGGCTCGGCGTGGACCGGGGTGCGCAGCACCATGTCGACGTAGTCCTCGGGCAGCCGGTGCTGCCGGGCCAGGGTGGCCACACTGGTGCCGTCGGCAAAGTCGGCGCGCAGGTTGTCCATCCAGCCCAGCAGGCCGGTGGACAGCGAACGCCCGGCCTTTTCGCCCGCGCGGGTGCTGCCACCGTCGTCCAGGTCGTATTTGTTGGCGTAGCCACGGGGCGTGACCATCAGGCCGTGCTGGACGAAGGTGTGGCTGTTGCCGATCAGCACCGTGGTCAGCATGCCGATGTCGCAGTCGCTCATGGTGGCCAGCGTGGTGAACTCGATGCGCTCGCGGCGGCGGTAGGCCGACTTGACCACCGCCACCGGCGTGTCCGGCCTGCGGTGGCGCAGAAACAGCGCCTGCGCCTGCACGATCTGCTGGGTGCGCCGTCCACTCTTGGGGTTGTACAGCGCCACCACAAAGTCGGCGGCGGCCACGGCGTCCAGGCGGCGCGCAATCACCGGCCAGGGGGTCAGCAGGTCGCTCAGGGAGATCGAGCAGAAGTCGTGCGTCAAGGGCGCCCCCACCAGCGCGGCGCAGGCGTTGATGGCCGACGCGCCGGGCACCACCTCCACCGTAATCTCCGACTCCGGGGTCCAGCCCGCCTGGAACAGCACCTCGTAGGTGGGCCCGGCCATGCCGTAGACCCCGGCATCGCCGCTGGAGATCAGCGCCACCTTCTTGCCCTCGCGGGCCCGGTCCAGCGCGTTAACGGCGCGGTCCAACTCTTCGGTCATGCCTTTGCGGATGACCTCCTTGCCCTCCAGCAGGTCGGCCACCAGCTTGATGTAGGTGGAGTAGCCCACCACCACATCGGCCTCGGCAATCGCCTCGCGGGCGCGCTGGGTCATGTGCGCATGGCTGCCCGGGCCAATACCAACCAGGGAAATCTTGCCGCTCATGGCTGGAGCCCCGGCACCGGGATGGCGCGGGTGAACGCCCCGGCCAGGCTGGGCCGCAGCCAGCGCTGAAACGCCAGGCCACAGGCCACAGCCATGCAGGCCCAGAACGAGAGCGACACCCAGGTGGTGGCCCAGATGAACTGCGTACCCAGCGCGCGCAAGGCCGTCTGCGCCTCGCCGCTGAAACCGGCCAACGGGTCGGCGCTGATGTGCGGAGCCCCCACGACAAACGGCAAAGCCAGCCAGGCCGCCGCTGCCACCCAGCGCAGCGGGCTGCGCAAACCCGCCGCCACCGCGCAAGCCAGCGCCGCGCTCACAGCCGCCAGCAGCCACCAGCCTTGGCGCGAGCCCAGGCGGGCGGCATCCATGCCCGGAATCTCGGCATGCAGCCCCAGGGACGGCCAGAAATGGAACACCAGCCAGCCCGCAGCCGCCGTCCACAGCGCCAGCGGCACCGGGCGCAGCGCCGTGCCGCGCCACAGGCAGACGCCCATCACCGCCAGCACCAGCAGCGCCATGCTGAAAGCGTGCAGCACGTTGGCGACCCAGGTCCAGACCACACGTTCGGTGCCGTCGGCGGGAGCCCAGGCTTCGGTTGCGTGGTCATGCGCTGCGGCTTCCGTCTGCACCAGGGTGGCAGGCTCCAACGCCACCGGGGCTTCGAGCTTCAGGTCCTCGTACTGTTCGGCGGCCAGAATGATGGGCACAGCCTGCCACTGCTGCACACCCGACTGCACGCTGCCGACCAGCAGTGCGGCGGCCAGGGCCGAAAAAATTAAGCGTTGAAAGATCATGCGGTGCTCCGGGCTCAGTGGCAGGGTTTGACGGTCACGTGGCGCACGTCGTGCGCGGCGTTGTGCAGCAGCGGGCTTTCGGCAAACGCCACGCCGTAAAGCACCACCATGCCCAGGGCGGCCCCGGCGGCAAGTTGCAGCAACAGGCTGCGGGTGGCGCTGGTGGTAGCGGCAGGCGTAGTGATGGTGGGGGTGGTGGTGGAAGTGGTGTGCATCAAGGGCTCCAAGGTTAAGAAAGACGGGCAAGGGAAACCGTGGCGTTGTGCCCATCGGCACCACGGTGTTTGAGTTTTTCGACCACCAGGGCGGACATGGGCAGGTTGCCCCCCACCAGCAGGGCCGCAGCCTCGCTGACCGATGGGGTGCCGGTGTGCTTGCGAACCACCTCCGACGGGTGGGGAACAGCGACGGTGGCGAGTTCGTCCGGGCGGAAGAAGCGAACCGCCCAGCCGTGCTCCAACGCCAGGGCCAGAAGCCCGGGTTCGTCCGCTTTGAGGTCGATGCTGGCCACCGCCCGGATCTGCGACACCTGCGCACCTACCCGCTGCAAGGCCTGCTGTAGCGCCTGGTGCAAGGTGGCCAACGAGGTGCCGCGGTCGCAACCCAGGCCCAGGGTGAATTGGGCGGTCATGGGCTGCCACCCTGGAGGGCCAAGCGCGGGCCGTTATTTTCAAAAATCATAGCTACAAACCTAAGCCACATCAGCGCAAGGTGGCCGGTAGACTACCAAGCGCTCGGGCAGCGCGGTCCAGCGCTCCACCGGCACCTCGGCATCGGTGATCCACAGCACGGCTTTGAATTGCGCCAGGTCCACATCGGCAAAGCGGGTGAACGTGTGGATGTTGGCGGGCAAGGGCGTGGGCCGGGTCCACCAGTGCGGGCTGCCGGCTTCCTGCACCAACGCAATCGGCTCGCCATTCACCACATGGGCCGATACGCGGGTGATGTTGATCTTGGGTGCCTCCACCTTCCAGCCCAGCTCGCGGCCCAGAATGTCTACGGGAATGGTCTTGCCTACGTCGGATGCGGTGGTCAGCACCGCAGTGGCACCCAGCAGGGCCGCGACGTGCTCGGCCATGGCATTGGCCCCGCCCACATGGCCCGACAGCACCGGAATGACAAACTGCGCCGCGTCGTCCACCACCAGCACGCCGGGGTCTTCGTCCTTGCTTTTCAGGTGCGGGGCGATCAGGCGCACCACCGCCCCCAGCGACACGAAAAACACCACCTGGTCAAAGTCGGCCATCAGCGCGCCGATCTCGTCGCGGAACGGGCCGCTGTAGGCCCGCACCGGGTTGGATAAACCAGCCATCAGTGGTGCAAACTTGTCGGCCACACAGACGCTGGCCTCGGGCATCTGGCGGGCCAGATCGGCGGTTTGCTGGGCTCCGTGCTTGGTGATGGCCACTAGGGCGACGCGGACGGGGGTGTTCATGCGGGGGTTTCCTCTTCTTCGGTGTCGGTGGATGTTTTCTTGCGGCAGCCGCGCTGCAGTTCGCCGCGCACGCGGTCGGGGTTCTTCACCAGCAGCAGGGATAAATAGTTGACCGTGGTGCCCTGCAGCGTGGCCACGTCGGTCACGATGCGCTCCACCGGCGAACCGGCTTTTTCGATGAAGCGGCTGTGCTGCAGCAGGCCGCGCCGCGCCAGCAGCGCCAGCAGCTCGTCCAGCAGCGGCTTGACCTTCATCAGCACCAGGGTGTCAAAGTCGTCCAGCATCTTCTCCACCGCCGCGATGCCGTAGGCCGCGGGCACGATGGCGATGGTGTCGTCCTGCTCCGACAGCGGCATCTGCAACTGGGCGCAAGCGGCGTTGAACGAGGTGACGCCGGGCACCACCTCGATGCGGGCCTGCGCATCCAGCCCGCGCAGCACGCGGGCCAGGTAACCAAAGCTGGCGTAGGTGGAGGCATCGCCTTCGACCAGAAACAGCACGTCCTGCCCGGTGGCCAGCAGCGCCTGCACCGTCTCGGCGGCCTTGAGCCAGTGGCGGGCCAGCTTCTCCACGTCGTGCGTCATGGGAAACAGCAGCGGCTGGTGCCGGGGCGGCAGCGGCAACCCGGCGCGCACGGCGATGTCCAGCGCATAGCTTTCCTTGCGCAGGCTGCGCACCGGGTAGGTCCACACTGTGCCGGGCCGCTCCAGCAGGGCCCAGGCGCGGCGGGTGATCAGGCCGGGGTCGCCGGGGCCCAGCGATACGCCATACAACATGCCGGGCTGTGTCATGCCGAAGCTCCTGCTTGCGCGCACACAATCCACACCGGATTCTCGGCGGCCATGCGGTGCATGTGCAGGATGGGTTTGCTGCGCGAGGCCTGTAGTTGCAGCACGTCCCAGCTGGCGCCCTGCGCTTTCAGGCTGGCCACGGCCACGCCCAGGTTTTCAATCGTCACAAAATTCATTACCAGCCAGCCTTGGGGTTTCAAACGTTTCAGAACCAGCGCAATCAGCTCGGCCAACTCGCCACCCGAGCCGCCGATGAACACCGCGTCCGGGTCGGCCCAACCGTGCAGGCCCTCGGGGGCCTTGCCGTGCAGCAGGCCGTGGTTGCTGATGCCCATGGCCAGCCGGTTGCGCTGCACGATGGCGCAGTCGTCTGCGTTCTTCTCGATGGCGTAGACGTGGCCATGGCGGCACAGGCGCGCGGCTTCCAGGCCCACCGCACCCGAGCCCGCGCCGATGTCCCACACCACGCTGTGCGAAGTCAACTGCATGCGCGCCAGCGATACGGCACGCACCTCGTTCTTGGTGATCAGCCCCTTCTCGGGGTGGCGCTGTTCAAAGCGGGCATCGGGCAGGCCGAACAGCACCTGCGGCGGGCGCAGCGTGGTACGCCACAGCAGCACCACGTTCGGGTCGGCAAACGGCATCTGCGCCGCAGCGCTCATGGCCATGCCGCTGACGATGCGCTCCCCAGGCTGGCACAGGCGCTCGGCCACGGCCATCTCGAAGCCATCGGCCAGGCCCTCGGTGACCAGCATGCGGGCGATGCGGTCGGGCGTGTTGTGCGGGCTGGTGAGGATGGCCAGGCGGTCGTGCTGGCGGATGTCGCGCAGCAGGGCGTACAGGCCGTGGGCCGGCGGCGACCCGGCCACCCAGTCGCCCGCGTCCTGGCTATGCACCGAGGCAAACTTCATCTCCTGCCACGGCAGGCCCAGACGGGCGCAAGCCAGTTGCAGGGTGGAGACGTTGGGCACCACCTCGATGGCCTCGATGCACAGGCGCGAGGCCAGATACGCCGCAATGCCGTGGCACAGCGGGTCGCCGGTGGCCAGCACCACCACGCGCAAGGCGTCGGCCTGGGCGGCGCGTATCCACTCGGGTACCTGCGACAGCGCGCCGGTCAGGTCGCGCTGCTGCGCACCGGGGGCAATCTGGTCGGCAAACAGCTGCAGCGTGCGCGTGCCGCCAATCACCAGCTGGGCCGCTTGCAGGTGCTGCAAGGCGCTAGCACTGAGGCTGGCAATGCCGTCGTCCAGCACGCCGACGATGCGGCATTTGTCGATTACGGGTTCAAATCTCAAGAAGCCTCCGCTATTTTTTTGCCGTCAAAATCACAGACGAGCACCTGCAGTTCAAATTGGTCGGGGTAGCGCGTGCGCAGGGTCTCGATGACCTTGTGTGCCAGCGCGGTATGGAAGGCGGTGCCCAGGCCCAGCGCGTCCATGCGCTCCCCGGCATAGCGGGCGGTCTCGTTGCCGCGGATGGCCTCGCACACCTCGGCAGGCGCGCCGATGCGGGCGGCAATGTCGGCCAGCAGGCCGGTATCCACCTCGGCCCGGCCCGCGTGGGTGATGGTTTCGCCCTGGGCGATCTTGGTCAGCTTGCCCACCATGCCGCCGATGACGACCTTTTTCAGCCCGGCCTTCACCGCCGCTCCCATGGCGTAGCGCAGGAAGTCGCCCATCTGCACAAACGCGGGTTCGGGCAGCTCCGGCATTTCGGCCATCACAAATTTCTCGGTGCGGCCACCGGTGGTCAGCACCACCACGCCATGGCCCAGGGTGCCCGCCACCTGCACGCCCTGCACCACGCTGGCACGGTAGGCCGCGGTGGAATACGGCTTGACGATGCCGGTGGTGCCGAGGATGGAGATGCCGCCCAGGATGCCTAAGCGCGCGTTCAGCGTCTTCTTGGCCATCTCTTCGCCCTGGGGCACGGAGATGGAGACTTCCAGCCCCACCTCGTCCAGCAGCGCCACCCCCACCAGCCGCACATTGGCTTCGATGTTGCGGCGCGGCACCGGGTTGATGGCCGGGCCACCCACCACCAGGCCCAGCCCCGGCATGGTCACCGTACCCACGCCCACGCCCCCCGCCAACACCACCTGGCCCGCGTGGTCCGGCAGCACCCGCACATCGGCGGTGAGGTGGGCCTTGTCGGTGCAGTCCGGGTCGTCGCCCGCGTCCTTGATGACCATGGCGTGGGCCGTGTGGCCGTCCACGCGGCCATCCAGCACGGCAAAGGTCACCAGGTCGCCATTGGGCAGCAGGCACTCCACCTCCGTTGGCACCGCGCCCGTGGCCAGGCCGATCACAGCAGCACGCGCAGCCGCGGCGGAGCACGCACCGGTGGTGAAGCCGGTGCGGGTGCCGCGGGGGGTGTCTTTTTTCAGCATGGCGTGGGGGTCTTTTTGCATCCCTGGCCGGGCGCACATCCCGGCCAGGGATCGCCGTTAGCGCCAACCCGCCCATAAGGGGCAGAGCCCCAATGCGAGAAGCATCTCTCTGCGCCCGCCAGCAGCCCGCGCGCAATGGGCATCCGACCCCCATGGGCTACAACGCCCATCACGCAGCCAACTCCCGCGCCTCGGCCAACCCCAGCAGCGCATGGATCGCCGCCACCACCAGGGTCGAACCGCCCTTTCGGCCCCGGATGACGATCCACGGCACATCCACTTCCAGCGCCACCAGATCCTTGGACTCCGCCGCCGACACAAAGCCCACCGGCATGCCCACCACCAGCGCAGGCCGGGCCCCCTCCTCGTGCACCAGGCGCACGATCTCGATCAGGGCCGTGGGCGCATTGCCGATGCCCACAATCGCGCCATCGACCAGCCCCAGCCGGTGGGCTTTGCGCATGGCCTGCACCGCACGGGTCGTGCCCTCGGCCTTGGCGCTTTCAATCACATCCGGGTCGCTGATGAACTGGTGCGTGCGCATGCCAAAGTGGCCCAGGCGCGGGGCCGACAGGCCCACGCAGATCATCTCCACGTCGGCCACCACGCGGGTGCTGCGCGACAGA
This sequence is a window from Rhodoferax sp. WC2427. Protein-coding genes within it:
- a CDS encoding outer envelope protein, with translation MKTTRTGAVLLAAAAALTTGTLAQAADWSDTSIGYRYGTSFREPFNSKDLSKNIINITHVSGYKYGTNFLNLDLLQSDADDSSAQEAYLVYRHTLDLGKVSGKSFAMGPVRGLGLTAGFDWNTKNDTGYASKKRMFVVGPTLMMDVPGYLNVSLLLLRESNMPKSITSRYTYDTHPMLNLAWGVPIGGTGLAFEGYMNYIASKGKNEFGGPTSAETNIDGTVFYDLSPALGASPKTLRIGVGYQYWRNKFGNPGTITGTTAKTPMVRADYHF
- the minE gene encoding cell division topological specificity factor MinE, whose amino-acid sequence is MSFLSFFLGEKKKTATVAKERLQIILAHERSGRGASRPDYLPALQRELLAVISKYVSINAEDIKVHLERQDNLEVLEVKIELPEALR
- a CDS encoding CreA family protein, with the translated sequence MKLWTVSLALAATCVAAQAEQIGSVDTAFQWIGPDHKIVVDAFDDPLVQGVTCFVSRAKTGGLKGAFGLAEDKAEASIACRQVGPISFTKPLPQSDEVFNERLSILFKKLRIVRMVDKKRNALVYLTYSDKLIDGSPENAVTAVAVDHATAIPLR
- a CDS encoding ferredoxin; the encoded protein is MSEVTKPKIGDYKRHILVCTGSRCTQDGQSQALFDSLGDKFKAAGLHEGALRVKRSRVSCFAACKGGPVLCVQPDGTWYYNVTPANMDRIIDQHLVGGQVVDELVFHQGPASA
- the cphA gene encoding cyanophycin synthetase; this encodes MEVSRIRALRGPNLWSRHTAVEAVVACAESEQAIAQLPGFEVALRALFPAIGPLRPNREHGSVSLAHVLEAATLALQAQAGCPVTFSRTAATEQTGIYQVVVEYSEEAVGRQALELAQALIQAALDHTAFDKDAAIAQLRETDEDERMGPSTGAIVDAAVARGIPYRRLTKGSMVQFGWGSRQRRIQAAEFDLTSAVSEAIAQDKDLTKKLLHAAGVPVPLGRPVETLEEAWQVALEIGLPVVVKPQDGNQGKGVTVNIVDRAHLDVAFAAAAEIGEVMVEKFLPGSDFRLLVVGNKLVAAARRDPPQVLGDGVHTVRELVNIVNSDPKRGEGHATSLTKIRFDDIAIARLALQDLEPASVPDKGRRVILRNNANLSTGGTATDVTDDVHPAVAAQAVAAAQMIGLHICGVDVVCESMLKPLEDQHGGIVEVNAAPGLRMHISPSFGKGRNVGEAMVSNLYAAGDDGRIPVVAVTGTNGKTTTARLIAHLFTSSGLRVGMTNTDGVYVNGRQIDSGDCSGPKSARNVLMHPDVDAAVFETARGGMLREGLGFDRCQVAVVTNIGAGDHLGLNYITTVEDLAVLKRVIVQNVPATGYAVLNAADPIVAAMATACPGNVIYFTADRHHPVMATHRAQGRRTVYVDGDHIVAAVGSWREQIALRDVPLTRAGTISFQVDNAMAAVAAAWGVGMNWETIRRGLSSFSNDADNAPGRFNVMDYKGATVIADYGHNPDAMRALVSAVEAMPAKRRSVVISGAGDRRDEDIREQTVILGDAFDDVILFEDACQRGRADGEVVKLLREGLANAQRTRSVDEIYGEFIAIDHALARLQPGDLCLILVDQVEEALAHLAQRVAAA
- a CDS encoding DUF2076 family protein produces the protein MNIPEREQLSRFLLQLAQAQAGAKDPQAQALIAEAVARQPDAAYLLVQRCLLQDNALQTAQAQIARLQAEAQQAQPAGNFLDANGWGRAPVAPVAAYAPAPAYPQAMPVAAPAAPSRFQAPSFLTSMATTAAGVAAGAFLFQGIESLMGQHGSKAAALASETPASAFGLSEPTAAAPAAAPAAAQPLADDTTDVFGNDDGLDIGGDSGGDSSSDWA
- the minD gene encoding septum site-determining protein MinD, coding for MTKIIVVTSGKGGVGKTTTSASFASGLALRGFKTAVIDFDVGLRNLDLIMGCERRVVYDLINVIHNEANLNQALIKDKQCDNLFVLAASQTRDKDALTQDGVERVLKDLGEMGFEYIVCDSPAGIETGALMAMHFADEALVVTNPEVSSVRDSDRILGMLGSKTKRAIEGKEPIKEHLVITRYNPVRVEDGQMLSLEDIQDILRIPLMGVIPESETVLQASNQGLPAIHLTETDVSEAYKDVVARFLGEDKPMRFVEAVKPGFFKRLFGGK
- the minC gene encoding septum site-determining protein MinC, whose amino-acid sequence is MPPVTAGPTRACFDLKSATLPLIAVVLKTADLAALAQEMETRFGDTPDFFDQDPVVINLVPVADSTDSIHFKLLIELLRSYRMQPIAVHGGNAEQRQAAVQAGLVDAPDITNAAPLPPAAPPVAAPAPEPAVVVPSGALVIDKPLRSGQQVYARGSDLVVLAMVSNGAEVLADGSIHVYAPLRGRAIAGAKGNEDARIFSTCLDAELVSIAGVYRTSEIPLPAEVQGKPAQVRLLSEKLVMEAL